aaaaggttttttaaagtttcaaagttttaaatttcCTGAACCTTAGACCTGATGTGTTTGTGCGGGACTGGCTCCCTCctcttatgagctggtcattgaccgtcaCAAAGTGAACTTGAAATAAACAGGCGTGAAGACGCCTGCGAGGTTGTTGATTTTCTCTGTCCCGGGCTCTTCCCCGATCCTCAGGAGACCAATGCACCCAGGACGAAAGCGGAGCGGCCGCCATTTTCACGGTCCAGCTGGACGACTATCTCGGCGGGAAGGCGGTCCAGCACCGGGAAGTGCAAGGACACGAATCGCCCACATTCCTGGGGTACTTCAAATCGGGCCTCAAGTACAAAGTATGTATCCGAATGATAgatgtcttccatcctggctccatcttcgtttcctggaccagatgttgattcttcttgagtGGTGTTAACAAACACAGGCagctctgtgttgacttccttcttaacagttgtaaacatttccttaacttgatatAAACATTTATCTTATCATTTTCACAGTTGTTATCACAGTTTACAAAagaggtcaactatttcaggtctcattagcaacctttaattacaattcagcaagcaggtagttaacgaattagtcattgcaggccttaatacaggggtccccaaactttttaagtccaaaatccttcagactgttgaggggccgaattatcatttgaaaaaaaaattcaaacaaattcctatgcatattacacatgtcttatttgtagtgcaacaacaacaacaacgaaagaatacaatatttaaaaatgaaaacaattttaatcaacataatatattatattattagcataacaccatattagcattatatattactactagctgtgcccggccacgcgttgctgtggcaaagtggtggtggtattggttaaaaattgttgtgtaatttttatttgactttatttgcattttttattaattttttattaatattaagttatatttttatttattatattttattagtttcttgtattatttttagttatttttctgttatcatagtattttattgtattaatttttagtgttttaaattattttttagtgttttttattattttttattgggttgctaggagaccaagttggaggagtttagccttctaactggcagcaattggataaaagcaattattcctctctctctaattaggactttatttttcttttctttttgttgtatcaacctagaggcgtggatgatgggttgtgttgtcaaatttcgaggttggggggcctgtagttttattgttttgtgggtcgccgtgatgccatcactcttttatatatatagatattgaacgataccactatactattatataatatgtaatatacaacatataattaatattattatatggtattactattagtattatattgtataacataatattattatcaatattatatgtatatacaatatataatattattaaaactgatataaaaatattatattataaaactgagggcgggggccaggtaaatgaccttggagggccgcatctggcccccgggccttagtttggggaccactgccttaatatttttgaatggtgtctccaaaattagctctcattcattcatcttccattaAATTCATTCATACCACACATAATATATTTCATGACATTATATATTTGATGACatggggcaggggtccccaaactaaggcccgggggccggatgcggccctctgaggtcatttacctggcccccaccctcagttttataatataatatattgtatatacatataatattgacaataatattataatgtaatacaatataacactaataataataccatatgataatattaattatatattctatattacatataatattattaataatattacagtatagttcaatatagtaatatatcatgctaatattgtgctatgctaataatataatatattgtatatacatataatattgacaataatattataatgtaatacaatataacactaataataataccatatgataatattaattatatattctatattacatataatattattaataatattacagtatagttcaatatagtaatatataatgctaatattgtgctatgctaataatataatatattgtatgtacatacagctgctctgagttcccttcggggtgagaagggtgggatacaaatgtagtaaataaatgcagtaaataaataaataataaataaataaatacattttagacttaggctcgcccaaagtctgaaatgacttgaaggcacacaacaacaacaacaacaacaaccctaattaacttgactatctcattggccagaagcaggagcacacttcccattgaaatcctgataaatgtatgttggtcaaaattgtttttatttttaaatattgtattgttctttcgttgttgttgttgttgttgattttgcactacaaataagacatgtgcagtgtgcatcggaatttgtttgtatttttttttaaatgataatccggcccctcaacagtctgaaggattgtggactggccctcggcttaaaaagtttgaggacccgggctatttaatggtcgggggcttaacccgacccgggcttcgaactcatgacctctcggtcagtagtgatttatagcagctggttactagccagctgtgccacagcccggccctaaatttcctacttgagttgcttaggtcaacaacgagctaggctattaatggtcgggagctgaatccgacccgggctgggttcgaactcatgacctcttggtcagtagtgatttattgcagctggttactagccagctgtgccacagcccggccctaaatttcctacttgagttgcttaggtcaacaacgagctaggctattaatggtcgggagctgaatccgacccgggctgggttcgaactcatgacctctcggtcagtagtgatttatagcagctgcttactagccctccaagtgttttggacttcaactctcacaattcctaacagccccttCCTGCCCCTTTTACAGGCCGGCGGTGTGGCTTCGGGCTTCCGGCACGTGGTTCCCAATGAAGTGACCGTCCAGCGCCTCTTCCAAGTCAAAGGCCGGAGGACAGTCAGAGCCACGGAGGTCCCGGTCAGCTGGGACAGCTTCAACAACGGAGACTGCTTCATCTTGGATCTGGGCAGCGTAAGTTGGCCGTCTGTGATGCCGAGAGTCCGTTTCTGCCAGGCAACGATTGATTCGCCGCCGAGTGTATTTGGTTCTCCTTTTCAGTAAATATAATCTGGTAAGTATTCCTACCTGTGCTCTTTCCATCCCAGTTCATCCACCAGTGGTGCGGCTCTCAGGCCAATCGCTTTGAAAGGCTCAAAGCCACGCTAGTCGCCAAAGAAATCCGTGACAACGAGCGAAGCGGACGCGCCAGGGTCTACGTGGTAGACGAAGGGTCCGAGCGAGAAGAGATGCTGCAGGTACAAACAGTATTGAGGGATGCATTcccaatgggagttgcagtacagaAACATCCCGAAGGCTTGCCATTCATTCTGTTGACTCAGGACAGAGCGGTTTGCATTTCGGTGCAAGGCTTCTGGCTTTTGGGTTGCACTTCCCATGATCCCCAGTCCGCATGATGAATAATCATGTAACAcagttattatgtattattatattatattattagtatgtgatattatgtattattataccttgttattatctatatatataaaagggtaatggcatcacggcaacccacaaaacaacaaaactacaggccccccaaccttgaaatttgacaacacaacccatcatccacgcctctaggttgatacaacaaaaagaaaaataaagtcctaattagagggagagcaataattctttttatctaattgctgccagtttagagggctaatctctgcccacttgggtctcctagcaaccaactcagccaagggacagccggggttcagttaggggacaggcagacttaggcctcacttaggcttcttccacagattatctaatttgcactggattatatggcagtgtagactcaaggcccttccacccagctatataacccatttataatcttatattatctgctttgaactgaattatcttgactccacactgccatataatccacttcagtgtgcagtcggacacaactggacttaatgtcaggagaaaacctttaccctttacctataactaccaccagttcctcaatactttatttcccataccaccatgcttcgccacagcaacgcgtggccgggcacagctagtctatatatataaaagggtaatggcatttcggcctaggacaaaacaacaaaactacacataccagaaacactaaacttggcagcataacccttcacccatgcctctacgttcataaaacaaaaagctccagaaaacagacaggctttgaggctgcaaggctattcactgctattccacctggccaacaaaggattcccatagccacagcaacatgtggccgggcacagctagtatgatatatATGAATAAGATAGATATGTTAtcgatttggaagggacccccaaaggcctgtATGTATAACCATTTGTCTTTCCAGGTCCTGGGTCCCAAGCCCACTCTGCCGCAGAGCACCGCAGATGAAGACACTCTTGCCGACACAAGCAACAGGAGACTCGCCAAACTCTACAAGGTAAAACAAGAAACACCTGGCCTTTGGAAGATGCACCAAAGTGGACACACACTTTTTAATGCAGCCCATGAAATAAACCTTAGGTTGGGTTACGGAGGGGAAACGGTGGGCGAAAGAAGTCTCTTTAGAGTAATTTCTCCAATATCCGCACGGTTGTTCCTTTCTATGTTCAGGTCTCCAACGGGGCAGGGAATATGGCTGTTTCTCTGGTGGCAGATGAGAACCCGTTCTCTCAGTCGGCCCTGAATTCGGACGACTGTTTCATTCTCGACCATGGCACCGATGGCAAAATCTTCATCTGGAAaggtacatgataataataataataataataataataataataataattaataataataaagaaaactcatgaccattcatcactcactgcaccctcgcagtgatgttgaccggctatatctgcctagaagatcagggggcagaggactcttgcaagtaaaacaagcagtcaaagaagaagaacatgccctggcagaagatgtaaagtgaagaacctgctctgattgaagtcaaaaatcagaaactcctcaaagcaccgaagacaaaaaaccagtacaagaaaaccgcactacaaactagagctgacagctggcacaacaaaacactgcatggaaagttccttgacaaaattgaaggaaaagctgataaggagaagacctggccctcgctcacgaatgggaccctgaagaaggagacagaaggcctgatccttgcagcccaggagcaagacatcaggacaaaggcaattcaggccaagatcgaaaaatcagctgatgacccaaaatgaagactctgcaaggaagctgacgaaaccattgatgatatcctcagctgctgtaagaaaatcacacagacagactacaaacagaggcacaactatgtggcccaaatgattcattggaacttatgcctcaaggaccacctcccagcagcaaagaactggtgggatcacaaacctgcaaaagtattggaaaatgaacatgcaaagatactgtgggacttccgaatccagactgacaaagttctggaacacaacgcaccagacatcacagttgtggaaaagaaaaaggtttggatcatttatgttgccatcccaggtgacagtcgcattgacgaaaaacaacaggaaaaactcagccgctctcaggacctcaagattgaacttcaaagactctggcagaaaccagtgcaggtggtcccggtggtgatgggcacactgggtgccgtgccgaaagatctcagccggcatttggaaacaatagacaatgacaaaattacgatctgccaactgcaaaaggccaccctgctgggatctgcacgcatcatccaaaaatacatcacacagtcctagacacttgggaagtgttcgacttgtgattttgtgaaacgaaatccagcatatagatctcgtttgctgtgtcatacaacaacaacaacaacaacaacaatacatcacacattctgccaggacatgttcttcttctttgactgctttttttacttgtaagagtcctctgccccctgatcttctaggcagttctaaatgcttgggaagtgttcgacttgtgattttatgatttgaattattattattattattattattattattattattattattattattattaccttattgtatgacacagcaaacaagatagatatgctggatttcgtatcacaaaatcacaagtcgaacatttcctaagtgtgtaggactgtgatgtattttcggatgatgcgtgcagatcccagtagagtggccttttgcagttggcagatcgtgattttgtcaatgtctattgtttccaaatgccggctgagatctttaggcacggcacccaatgtgccgatcaccactgggaccacctgcactggtttctgccagagtctttgaagttcaatcttgaggtcctgatagcggctgagtttttcctgttgtttttcgtcaatgcgaccgtCATccggaatggcaacatcaatgatccaaacctttttcctttccacaactgtgatgtctggagtgttgtgttccagaacttcgtCAGTCTGGATTCTAAAGTCCCacatatctttgcgtgctcattttccagtacttttttaagtttgtgatcccaccagttctttgctgctgggaggtggtacttgaggcataagttccaatgaatcatttgggccacatagttgtgcctctgtttgtagtctgtctgtgcgattttcttacagcagctgaggatattattattattattattattattattattattattattattattattattatttcttacttgcctcttctCACAGCTTggggcgggttacaacattgctaaaccgcctaatcaaaacacataattatttaaaaacacttcATGAAATGAACGTATATTAAGTTCACATTCATGGCTTTGTTTTTcgcaatttgttgttgtttccaggTAAAAACGCCAATGCCGAGGAGAGGAAGTCCGCCTTGAAAACCGCCTCCGAATTCATCACCAAGATGCATTATCCTCGGCAGACTCAGGTGAGAAGGAACGAAATGCTGTTACGTGAAACCCACTCATTCCTTTATGGGTGATAATAATGCACGGGACGGCACCAGTCCTACCTTTAAATAATAACAAGGTATTAGATATCATTAAAGAAGTTTACTACATTGTGAATGAAACTACAATTCATcacactgtgaatgcaacagtttgtttGTTATTTCTAACCACTTATCTGGCATTTATGTTCATTTATTGCACATAATGCAatgtttaatacattatttttattattccattagtgggtACTTGCCAGTTAAacccttgggaacccatttttaaTTATAATACCTACCAGCCCGTGGTTGCACATGCAACTTgaatagtttattttattttattttatttacagtatttatattccgcccttctttctcaccccgaaggggactcagggcagattacaatgaacacatatatggcaaacattcaatgccaacagaccaacaacatacattagacagactcagaggcatttttaacatttttccagcttcacaattccggccacagggggagctgttgcttcaccgtccagtagtggctgtacttcctcattcctttcctcgtcttttgctggcagtttttatggtgttgtaaattagcctcccgcataaagcgtccctaaatttccctaattgacaggtgcaactgtctttcggggctgcataggtcaacagcaagccggggctattaatggttggaggcttaacccgacccgggcttcgaactcatgacctctcggtcagtagtgatttatagcagctggttactagccagctgcgccacagctggctagtaaccagttgataatattataatgtaatacaatataacactaataccatataataatattaattatgtattctatattacatataatattactaataatattacagtatagtggtatagttcagtatagtaatatataatgctaatattgtgctatgctaataatataatatattgtatgtacatataatttgtaagccactctgagtcccctttggggtgagaagggtttgatacaaatgtagtaaataaatgcagtaaataaataaataataaataaataaattttagacttaggctcgcccaaagtctgaaatgacttaaaggcacacaacaacaacaacaacaacaacaacaacaactctaattaacttgactatctcattggccagaaacaggagcacacttcccattgaaatcctgataaatgtatgttggttaaaatggtttttatttttaaataatgtattgttctttcattgttcttgttcttgttgttgttgtttttgcactacaaataagacatgtgcagtgtgcatcggaatttgtttgtattttattttcaaatgataatccggcccctcaacagtctgaaggattgtggaccggccctcggcttaaaaagtttgaggacccgggctatttaatggtcgggggcgtaacccgacccgggcttcgaactcatgacctctcggtcagtagtgatttattgcagctggttactagccagctgtgccacagcccggccccacttgATATGGCCGTGTGTTCATTTTAAGATGTTTCAAAtcattgttttgctgttttactcTTGTAATTTGTACTGTGCTTTCATTGTACATCAGAAGGATGTTTTCAAGGCTTGTCCTCATGTCCATTCGGGGAGGTGggttataataaataaattattattaaattattattattattattattattattattactagctgtgcccggccacgcgttgctgtggcgtatgtgaattctttgttaggtaggtggaataacagtgaatagctttgtagcctgaaagcctggccattttcttatgtgaatccttgtttggtgaggtggaatagaaaggaataggcttgctgcttggaaggttaggtagttgccttttaggggaatgtttttttggggtggtagaattgtaatgaatagcctcggtggttcaaagcctgggtgcttgctacctaggggaaatctttgagcgagctgatcctgggcagccatgctgtcccgaaaaatactttgagttccgcacgcatgcgtacattgcctgttgtggtttttggccttttttttggtgttgtgattgtgtttcttgtgggattgtgttgtatcttactggaggcacggatgatggattgtgttgccaattttagagtttggggggtgttgggttttgttgctttgtgagtcgccgtgatgccaaaagccttttatatatatagatttagaagGGCCACGGCTCTCCTGTCGTTCCGTCCAATGCAAAGCATGGAAATGCGCACTCTGGTCCCATTTGGTTCGGAGCATCACGAGAGCCTTCCTTCCCTCCGTTGCTCTCTTCTCCAGGTCCAAGTCCTTCCGGAACAAGGAGAGACGCCGCTGTTCAAGCAGTTCTTCAAGAACTGGCGGGATCGGGACCAGACGGAGGGCCTGGGCGTGGGCTACGTCTCGGGGAGCGTGGCCAAGATCGAGGCCGTGCCCTTCGACGTGGCCACCCTCCACGTCTCGCCCACCATGGCCGCCCAGCACGGCATGGAGGACGACGGCACCGGGAACAAGCAGGTCCGGATATTTATGCGTTACACATTTTGCTTTCCAGTATATTATGATTACATAGTCATTGCAAACAATCCGATGCATGTTTTTGCAGATCTGGAGAATCGAAGGTTCCGCGAAAGTGCCCGTCGACCCTTCAACCTACGGCCAATTCTATGGCGGAGACAGCTATATCATTCTGTATGATTACCGGCACGGAAACAGACAAGGAAAGATCATCTACACCTGGTATGACGCCTTTTATCCGGAATGTTGGAATAGGGAGCAGAGAGGCCCTTGAACTCTTCGAttaagattaataataattatatttcttaCATGCCTCTCCTTGaggctaataataatagtgtaaagGTAAGGTTTTTCCCTCACATTGTTTTCGAACTATTAGAtcggcagaagctagggctaacagcgggacctcaccccgctccccagattcgatgatgatgattattattattattattattattattattattattattttattgtatgacacagcaaacaagatagacatgctggatttcatatcacaaaatcacaagttgaacacttcccaagtgtctaggactgtatgatgtattttcggatgatgcatgcagatcccagtagggtggccttgtgcagttgttattattattattattattattattattattattattattattattttattgtatgacacagcaaacaagatagacatgctggatttcatatcacaaaatcacaagttgaacacttcccaagtgtctaggactgtatgatgtattttcggatgatgcatgcagatcccagtagggtggccttttgcagttattattattattattattattattattattattattattatttcttacccacctctatttgagactaataataataataataataacaatatctgtattattattattatattttttgttacccaccaggctaataataataataataataataataatatctttattattattattattatttcttacccaccaggctaataataataataatatctttattattattattattattattattattattattatttcatatctgTAATAATAcagatattgttgttattattattattattattattattgttatttcccTGATgggtacaaaataataataataataataataataataataataataataataataatattttgtaccCATCAGACTACATTaatatctgtattattattattttatttcttacccacctctatttgagactaataataataataataataataatatctgtattattattattattattattattattattattattattattatttcttacttaccaggctaataataataacaataataacaataatatctgtattattattattttcttacccatctctatttgagactaataataataatatttgtattattattttatttcttacccgcctttcCTTGAggcgggtcacagcacagtcaaaacacgcACACATTGCACCAATTCTATAAACACATATACTAAAATATAATTCTATTAAAGATACATAGAGTAGGAAACTTTCTAAACTGCAAgggctgtttgatagtggaatacaCTCTATGTTGtttcattgtttattattattattattattattattattttattttcaggcAAGGTGCCGACTCCTCCAAAGATGAAATTACGGCGTCCGCTTTGCTTACGGTCCAGTTGGATGAATCGCTGGGCGGCACTGCAGTGCAGGTATGTATCTATCATGAGAACCAACTATgatcctattactattattattagcagaggctggatggccatctcttaggactgctttgattgtgcatttcctgcatagCTAATGAAGTctctattattagtagtagtattatcattgttgttgtcatcaccaccagaggctgaatggccatctgtcgggagggctttgattgtgtattcttgcctgaaggcagaatgggattggactgggtggcctttcagcttctttgaccctattattattattattattattattattattattattattattattactagctgtgcccggccacgcgttgctgtggcaaagtggtggtggtattggttaaaaattgttgtgtaatttttttgatgttatttgtatttttttaattaattttattgtaagttatctttttatttattatattttattattttcttgtattatttttagttattttctgttattatagcattttattgtattttttcgtgtttttaattattttttagtattttttattatttctattgggttgctaggagaccaagttggaggggcttagccttctaactgacagcaattggataaaagcaattactcctctccctctaattaggactttatttttcttttctttttgttgtatcaacctagaggcgtggctgatgggttgtgttgacaaatttagaggttggggggcctgtagttttgttgttttgtcaggtGCCCTgatttcatcactcttttatatatatagattattactattactattagcagaggctggatggcgatctgtcaggagagctttgattgtgcatttcatggctgaatggggttggactggatggcctttgggcttctcttccaactctag
This genomic window from Anolis carolinensis isolate JA03-04 unplaced genomic scaffold, rAnoCar3.1.pri scaffold_7, whole genome shotgun sequence contains:
- the gsn gene encoding gelsolin isoform X2, producing the protein MVEHAEFLKAGKEPGLQIWRIERFDLVPVPRNVYGDFFTGDAYVVLNTIRQRSGNLQYDLHFWLGDQCTQDESGAAAIFTVQLDDYLGGKAVQHREVQGHESPTFLGYFKSGLKYKAGGVASGFRHVVPNEVTVQRLFQVKGRRTVRATEVPVSWDSFNNGDCFILDLGSFIHQWCGSQANRFERLKATLVAKEIRDNERSGRARVYVVDEGSEREEMLQVLGPKPTLPQSTADEDTLADTSNRRLAKLYKVSNGAGNMAVSLVADENPFSQSALNSDDCFILDHGTDGKIFIWKGKNANAEERKSALKTASEFITKMHYPRQTQVQVLPEQGETPLFKQFFKNWRDRDQTEGLGVGYVSGSVAKIEAVPFDVATLHVSPTMAAQHGMEDDGTGNKQIWRIEGSAKVPVDPSTYGQFYGGDSYIILYDYRHGNRQGKIIYTWQGADSSKDEITASALLTVQLDESLGGTAVQKRVVQGKEPPHLMSLFGGKPLIVFQGGTSREGGQSSPAPTRLFQVRSSTSGATRAVEVNAAAKELNSNDAFVLKTPSAAFLWVGSGASASETSGAQELLKVLGARGTQVAEGREPDAFWTALGGRAPYRTSPRLKDKKMDAHPPRLFACSNKIGRFVIEEVPGELTQDDLATDDVMLLDTWDQVFVWVGKDAQEEEKTEAEASARRYIETDPSNRDRRTPVTLIRQGFEPPTFTGWFLGWEDGYWDVDPLERALAELSA
- the gsn gene encoding gelsolin isoform X1; this encodes MRMPRGFVPLVAVLAALLAGPVNMVEHAEFLKAGKEPGLQIWRIERFDLVPVPRNVYGDFFTGDAYVVLNTIRQRSGNLQYDLHFWLGDQCTQDESGAAAIFTVQLDDYLGGKAVQHREVQGHESPTFLGYFKSGLKYKAGGVASGFRHVVPNEVTVQRLFQVKGRRTVRATEVPVSWDSFNNGDCFILDLGSFIHQWCGSQANRFERLKATLVAKEIRDNERSGRARVYVVDEGSEREEMLQVLGPKPTLPQSTADEDTLADTSNRRLAKLYKVSNGAGNMAVSLVADENPFSQSALNSDDCFILDHGTDGKIFIWKGKNANAEERKSALKTASEFITKMHYPRQTQVQVLPEQGETPLFKQFFKNWRDRDQTEGLGVGYVSGSVAKIEAVPFDVATLHVSPTMAAQHGMEDDGTGNKQIWRIEGSAKVPVDPSTYGQFYGGDSYIILYDYRHGNRQGKIIYTWQGADSSKDEITASALLTVQLDESLGGTAVQKRVVQGKEPPHLMSLFGGKPLIVFQGGTSREGGQSSPAPTRLFQVRSSTSGATRAVEVNAAAKELNSNDAFVLKTPSAAFLWVGSGASASETSGAQELLKVLGARGTQVAEGREPDAFWTALGGRAPYRTSPRLKDKKMDAHPPRLFACSNKIGRFVIEEVPGELTQDDLATDDVMLLDTWDQVFVWVGKDAQEEEKTEAEASARRYIETDPSNRDRRTPVTLIRQGFEPPTFTGWFLGWEDGYWDVDPLERALAELSA